Within the Eucalyptus grandis isolate ANBG69807.140 chromosome 1, ASM1654582v1, whole genome shotgun sequence genome, the region tcatcttcaagaaagtcttcgagaattgcaagcaggggaccacggcggatgagtgaggggcctacgcacttcgatcttactgaagatgaagtgactccagaacagcaagcgagcccacaacattctcaacagcgtcattctcctccatctagtcctcaaggcgttgatcatcaacaacgggaagaaatcatcgaggatgaccacgtaagagttcaaaagcccgcttatatttactagttatatcgtgccctaaaaggaattcgtactcctttgaactacattgatgattttcttaaagacaaaggacatgggaacgaatatatctttctgaaaaaatgaaaagtttgggaattgctcgaaaaaggggtggtgaggaaacccttgcaaatatcccaagtgatcctcgtgaccgAGGGCCGAATCctatagatgggaatgatgatgataaattatacagtcaattccaaccgaaaatgggtgttgcggttgataatcaaggaaaaaggggagatttgttcagatcaaaggagaaaaaggatctgtactcaaaattgctgaagcgtggggtaataaaccctaggagtgtagattttgattttcggatcttgtgaatatgaacttgagggaaaagttcagttatcttcaacttgaaaagttcgcTCGACTctgaggcctatgctgaattaattgcatatttctattcaaatctaagcttttggatgcgaatagattctcgttcagcgttaaagaccaagattatgttgtggatatgaatatgccgagatgtgttagaagtcgaaagaggaagatatcagccaatcaaagtttccattgctcgggccactcttgaacggtgaaggacaggagaacagatgaaaagatcacctacttaaggatgggtgcattcaacatcttgcttcacaagattgtgattaattgcctccgaccgaaatcaacttccaagaccgatgtttcaagttcgaggccagcgatgtatgccattctctttggaaaaaggttttctctccctcacctttgtgatgtttcacatgtatagagcaatgatgaaggacagaggtcaactcccttacccaagccttgttacgaagttattcagacatctgaatattcagcctccacaaatattttgtgttcgaccatgcgatcatatggtggtaggtttgaaaatggtgaccaaaatgcgtctgaaggaactgagcaaggagttggagaaattcaaggagaagactctgcaaaatctcatcaaatatcttctgcagctaaagaaaagggaaggagcccatggttgctccatccaagaaaagaagagctctccttgttgaggatgaagatgatgaggaagacatcaccatctctcgcattggctttgaagaatttaagtcgtctgttccacgtaaagaatcggagcaaatgacgaaagaagcgagaggagaaggaagaagaagaaatagaagctgaaaaagaaacagaggaggaaagacctgaagaagaaagaagagaagaaggagaacccgaagaagaacactcttctccaccgtagggcatggaaacaggggagatcgagaaaggagtgaagtcttcatgtcccgatgcaagtgaaggagtcgatcgctcaccagcagacccagatgatgtttatgcatctcaatttccagaagaaggtcatgaagtttcatcgccaaacctgcaagattatgctgatctaccatcatccgcatttactccatcgatcgagccgaagcaagtactcaaaccgataatggagcagattttcgcgagaatcatggatattcttttggagatgcgaggtcagatttatgccttgggatgcgaagttcaaagcttgaagaatgaaggtcaagcttcttcctgttcattgaatgataaaatgcaagccctctgttcgagaatcaggccaatgccaagagtgaggagattacacggctaaaggaagactttaaaaggtggaaggcatcgttcgagtctatggaagatttccagcttgtctctgcgttcccaagcaatcttaatttcatctcatcctttttaatgatgacaaaaaggggagagatgcaagatttgatcaaaaacctttcattcaacttttaattgtttgttggattgttttgtggtttgaatctgtttgactttggtttgtgtctggatgagaactgaactagacttggacttgactgcttctattaactaatattgatatcttatggatggcttcatcatatactagactaacctattttctatggttgcagattctagtgttattctgttaagccatttacctctataagatatgcatatgtgtttgagaaatgtttttgcggagtcaaagatatccaaatctgcgggaaagttttgtcaccatcaaaaagggggagattgttggagaaatcttcttgaagtgttttgaagttgacaaatcgtttctatcagtctagtccgaaggcttgcggacttctgttatttaaagtcgaagaccttgggacagccgactcaagactcaaagtctatcctcattggatcactaatccgttgaagaaaagttatccgaactggatgtttcgttgatgatttaaccttatcaactggagaagatctcatggctggagaagacataaacgagtcctttgattgatcgaagattgattcgataattgaagatccggtgattgcctaaatattattggaaggttacgcttatggaaaccgagattcgattgtatgggcgaacaggattgatgggctatcaacacgttcctttaatagcttgaacaatcttcctaattgattccgtccaacgggtagaatggaggaattcctttggtaagtgccaacgggtatgatggcataaaggagtatataaggaagactgtcttagttgttcaaggtgtgcgtgatagaagaattctaaagtcgaagctccttttgtttagacaaatcctttgagcgaatacttgtatacgaaagagagtctatatttgtgagaaatcttgaggaggtgtggtagaacatctacactgtggaatcaaggcaaagctgtgctgtaacctctctcttgttcatagtggaatccagtcaataggctgtcagtgaagaagagtggacataggcttgataTAAGTCGAACctctataaaccgcgtgttaaattttctcttctctcagtcttactttgattatcgtttcctccaactgtctagtattgtgcaattgcttgagaaattttttttatatacctattcacccccctctaggtactcatactagcaatatcacgcACCACGCCATATCGCCAAAGAATAACCACCGGATATGACAAGCGTGACTGTTCCAAGACCAAATCCAGCTGCTAGGCCTTCATGGACACCTGATCTGTATGCATTCGCAAGGAATTTGCTGTAATTTGCGATTTCTCGCTTCTCTCCAATAATGGATGCAACACGCACCAAAATGTGATAATAGTTGGACTCTACAGTAAATGATTAGAGCAATGGCTGAATTTGAGTTCTAGAGCAAAAAAGACATCAAGACATTGGTCTTGCTCTCAGAAATGTGTCGATTTAGTTGGCACGCATGCAGTTCTGGTATTCAGCTATGTAAATGCAACATACCGTTCTGATGGAACCAATCATCTGTTCAACAACATTTGCTGCCTCGGCATAAGTACTTTGCCCGCGAGATGCCATCTTTGAGATTATGAGAGACGTAACACCTCCCGCAATCACTAGCAAAGGAATCATGGTTAGCTTGATGAGGGTCAATAGCCACCCCTTGATGAATGCTATCACGAAGCCTCCAACAAATGTCGACATGAGTTGTATGAACTTCCCCACCTGCACGAATCTAGCAATCCGTTAAAATCCAGGATGAAAGGTGTATACTGAGTACGCCGGCGCAAGGAAAGTATGACCTTTTCACCCATGGCATCCTGGATGAGGACTGTGTCACCTGACATTCTCCCGATGACCTCTCTGGTGTAAGTCTCTTTGTCAAAAAATGCGACATCTTGTCTCAATATAGTTTGCAAGTACAGGCCCCTTATTCTCGCAGCCTATTGCTTGTCAGTGACCATCCAGCAAGATACCTCTGACTAAATGAAAGGAGGAACAGAGATTAAATTTTCTCAATTCCTAAGATAAAGAATTCAACTCCAAACTAAAAGTAAATTGAGAATCAAGATGCACTCACAAAGAAATGCCAATGCACCACACCCAAGTGCCGGGTAGATAAATTTCAGAGCTATCTGAAGATTGCACAAACaatttaattaggttaattcACAATCTCAACGCAAGTCCcccaaaagaaattcattttcaaggaaaGGAGTATCTTTGTATCAATTTATCTTGTCCGTACTCGCGGAGATTTTACCCTGGACACAAGATCTACTACATCAGTGTCAGCCTGGTTCTCGCCAATTGTATTGATCAGCTGTCCGAACAATACGGTCATAAGGGGCATGGAAATGCCATTCCCGACTGCGCCTATTGACCCAACAACCGTCAATAGCAAATCAGTAGAATCTGCAAATGAGAACAGCTTATGGAATGGAACTGAGTTCCCTTTCTCATCTCCGTTGCTCTTGTTGGAGTCGTGCTCATTCTCATTCACGGTGGGGCTCtttgctgccaccgccgccacctcaaCTTCAAGGCTCCTCGATGTGGTGGATTCATTGGTTCTTGACTCTTCGGTTCCTCCATTTTCGATGGCCATTCTACCTTACCCAGGACACAAATTTGTCAAGcaactttttattctttatatatatacacagtTGTCTGGGGAATTATGGCGGGCACTCTCGTGACTGCCCTGGAGagtcctctctcctctccgTGGTCTTGATCTGCGGTTTACGCAACCAACGCTCCCAAATTGCTTGTCCAGCAAACATTTCATGGCACGCGAAGTCGCTCTCTCGGTCAAAGACTCGCAACCCAACATCTCTTGTCAACACTCCCacccccacacacacacacacacacacgatCCCTTTCGTTTTGTAATTACAAcgttttactttctttttctttttcttttggtaaggaacgttttgcttttcttttcttggtttttttttttttttttggtcagtcctactcattcctactctacactcactcacAGACTTGTGCTTGCCTCTTGCGGGGTGTttctcgaaacttacgcgtccctactcCTATCCCCCtaagaaggtggagatttgaacccctcacctcccatTTCCATATTGAAACTGGAGGCGAACCCCAGTGGTTTTTTCTTGGTtgtcaaaccttttttttttttttggtaaccgagAACTCTGCCACATGTCAAAGTTCCGTTATTAATAGCGTCAAAGTTCAATAAAATTACTCAAGGATTttacaaatattggaatatccattaacataattatttaaaatagaaatcaatTGATTAATGTAAACCCACattatagaaaattttcaacattctccaacttgggctatattaattattatttttttaagttgtgaccacataaaacaaaatttgcaGTTATTAACCCAATAGTGtcgtttttaatacaaaatatttttcaaaataaaaataagttaattaatgtagccaaagtgggagaatgttggaaatttcatataatatgggcttacattaattaattgattttctattttagataatcgagttaatggatattccaatatttgttaaatccTTAAGTGATCTTATTGAACTGGGTTTTGGTATCTATTAATAATGGGCCTAGTTGATCATTAAAGTGTAAgcaattgtgtttaattgaAGCTTGTAATGGGAGGGGCCCATTTGACACGttattgattagggtttgctaggtgtcatctctagcctataaaagggtaTGCTTATCAGTTGCTTAATCCTATTGAAAGCTGTTATACTGAAATATATCATAAAGATGAAGATCTGACATTCCAATAGATATCTGATTATCAAagtgatatatttttcttcaagtgaagcaatagCTCAAGAATGTACGTTTTAATTTCGCTGTGTATATCAATTTTGGTGTTTTACAATTATATATGGCTTTAATTattcttgattaattaattattcatgtgaattttttagtactttatgtagatgacattttaCTTGCTAGTAGTGATATTGATCTATTAAATGAcacaaaatgttttttttttttatcgaaaaagtttgatatgaaagaCTTTGGGGAAGTCTCTTTTATTTTAGGTATTGAGATTTAtcataatagatttaagaaGGTTCTGGGGTTatctaaacaaaaaattatatagaaCGTGTTTTGAAAAGATTCATTATACAAACCTGCAAGTCTAATGAAGCTCATGTTGTGAAATGAGATAAATTAAGCATAGAGCAATGCCTCAAGAATGATGTTAAAAAAGAAGTAATGACAAATATTTCATATGCTAGTACAGTTGGCAATCTTATGTATGCACAAATATGTACCAAGCCTAATATTGTTTTTGTTGTGAATACTCTTGGAAGATATCTGTTGTCGAATCCAAGTCCGTCATGAACATTAGGTTGCAGCTAAAAATGTGATGAGATATCTACAACAAATAAAAGACTTCATGCTTGTGTATAGTAGAGTTGAGCACCTAAAGGCGATTGAATATTCATATGCTAATTTAGCTAGTTGTTCGGATGATTGAAAAACAACTtctggatatatttttatgatggtTGAAGGTGCTATTTCTTGGAAGAGCACAAAGCAAACCTTGATTACGAACTCTACAATGTATGTTAAATTTGTAGCGTGTTACAGCGCGTCAATTCAAGCTATTTGGCTcaaaaatttgatttcaaaattgcGAGTTGTGGACTCTATTGCTAGACCTATGATGATCTACTGTGATAACACTACGACTGTGTTTTATTCCAAGAATAACAAGATCAACAATGCGTCCAAACACATGgaaatcaaatattatactgttaaAGACTTGGTAAAAAAACGGAGACATTGTGGTTGAGAATATTAGAACTAAGTCCATGTTAActgatcctctaacaaaaggcttatgacctattttatttaaagaacatgtaaagaatatgggtgttttagattcttttgatttctgttGTTATTGATAGCCATATAGTTTGTATTTCtagatattatagttatatgcaaaTTGATAATGCTTTCATGATGTctatcaaatcatttattttcagtGATCATTATTGTTAATTCTATTATTATTCTTTCTCCAATTGACTGAAAAATTGAAGTATAATatagtatctttaaacaaatttaacttaaagatgactggatgtcactaattatgagatctcatgttggattgtaACATAGtcgtgcaatttcatgttgtttagaaattgtgcTAATGCAGATTTATGTTATTGAGAAATTGTATTGAGGACCGATAAaaaatagtgtatattttgatcacatgttgaCACTATTCTTATtacactactaggcccatgatccatgaaaatataatgtttATTACGTGATTATGGAAAGCCATGTGTTGTGGTTTTTTCTTAACACACTGATCCCCATAGTCCTATACTGAGATTATATAAAATTGGATTGGTTTTGAGATACCGTTattggattattattattattttttaaaagttgtggccacataaaaaaaaattagttattaATTCGATAGTgttgttttcaatataaaatctttttcaaaataaaaataagttaattaatgtagcccaaaTGAGAGAAtatttgaaattcttataatacgagcttacattaattaattaattttctcttttaaatgatcgggttaatggatattgcAATATTTGTCAAATCATTAAGTGATTTTATTGAACTGGGTTTTCGCATCTATTAATAACGAGCCTAGTTAAGTAGCAAAGTGTAAGCAATTGTATTTAACTGAAGCCCGTAATGAGAAGGGCCCATTTGACACGttattgattagggtttgctaggtctcCTCTTTAGCCTGAAAaaggtaggttatacctatcggTTGCTTAATTCCATTGAGAGCTGTTATACTGAAATAGATTATAGAGAGGAAGATTTAGCATTTCAATTGATCTCTAATTATTAgagtgatcttttttttttcttcaagtaaaacaatagCTCAAACAGGTACATTTTAATTCCACCGTGTCTATTGATTTTGGTGTTTTACAATTATATATGGATtcgattcttcttgattaattaattattcatgtgaataattttctacagaaAAACCCATCcagaattttgtaaatattCTTGTCACCGCAGCATTATTCAAAACTCTGTTAACTtactttgaaattaaaaagaaaaggaaaataccaTCACAAGAGAAAATAAGGGGGGTGTTTTCCCTTACATACTCCCTAGATTACGAAAGAAATGAATGAACGGGACAAAATTTTCTAATAAGAGCGGCATCATCTTGCccttttcattaatcaaattgcCTACGCGCATAAATGTTGAAATGAAAGTCACGGAAACttattattgtaaatatatatatatatagatagatagatagatagatagatagatataCATATTATGCAAATAGCAACGTTCCAAATTTCTATAGTTTATTGAATTTGATCGGTTTATACATTAATCTCCCACAAATCCAAATGTTTATATGAAATAGGAGAGAGGTAACGACGATCAAAAAGGTCGCCATCACTCAAGTGCTCCTTTGAGACACCGCTTGTAATAATTTTTGGCCGTGCCATGACATATTGATTCGTAATTTATCACTGCTTCAATATATCGTCGTTGAAAAGCATGCGTGAATTGACTTTCGCTCCAATTGGATGCTTTAACTATGAAATTTTCGCAATCATGTAAATCCATTTACAGTTCTTCTCGCAATTTATCCAAAACGTGAttgatattttagatttttggtaGGGAAGGAAAAAGAGCATTATTCGCGGTTGCTCAAGTGCAACACAAAAAGTTTCGATCGCCCGCCAAGCACCAGTCTTTTTTAAAAGGATGGCTGTAGCTATTGGCCCCGCGGCCCATTCCTCGACATTTATTTCCATCAATTACGACTCATCGAATTGTGCAGTTGCATACTGAATTTGATCAAAACAGTTCGACGCACCCCATTCCCACCTACTAATGTTTGCTCTAATTAGATTTGAATGATGCTGATGCTGAGCCCTATGAGATTTTCTAAGGTTTTTGGCTTGCTAATACAGCTGGTGTATGGAGctcaataagcaaaatccaTATTTCACCTGCAGTCATCTCTTGACCatccatggaaaaaaaaaatcacttgataAACAATCCCTTTTCAAGATTTACGTATGAGTTCTACATTGGCAGACGTCGTTTCACCAAAACAATGTATTTCCAAAAGTGATGCGACATATGTCAAAAAGATCGCTTACAAAAAGCACGGGTTTAACTTCATGGATATAGGAAACGAAGTATTGTAAATTTTTCCATGTAATTTTCATCCCTATTTGCTTTTGGAAAGTTCCTTCGGACTTTGTGAAGCAGATAAGATCCTTAAAATATATCATAGGGTTCGCAACTTACGAGAATCAAACCTCACGACAAATCGCAAACATCATGTCACGGCGCACTAGTCGCAGTGCCATAAGGAAGGATGTTGACATGTAAATGATAGAGCTTTCGCATCTCTTATCACTTGGGGAGATGGactttcattaaatgaaaattgcCATCTCATGGCAAATCTATAGCTATTGCCAGATATATACAAGCAAGTAATAATCAGTATTTTGGGCCTTTAGTTTATTTTACTCGTTATTCAATCACTAAAAAGTTGTCTTTGCAAATTGACCACTAAATCTCATCGAGCAAGTTGGGTGACTTTACTAGAGAAATTATATTGGTTGATTATCTCATGCAAAAGATAATATCACCCTACACTTTTTGATtgaggaaaattgttcaaaaaattctaaatatatagTGCGACGGCCAATTTAGGCTTCCACTTATAAGTTTAGCCAATTTAGCACTAAACTTTTCTACTATTTTCCAATGTAAGCCGTTCAAGTAATTTATATCATAAATTGCGAATGTGGCAATCCAATCGGCATGAAGCATCCTACTTGACATGGCCAACGCCGATGTtaatatttttgcaattttttcttcttctttttttatatctttttctttttcctgttctactactcatcttcttcctccaccagTCATTGGACCTCGGTGAAGGTTGCTAACCattggcgagggtcgcccttgtCGACCACCCCTTGCCTATGGTCCATGATCgatggagaaaaaaatgaacggtagaattttgaaaaaaaaaatatcaaagaaagaaaataaaatgaaaaaaattgaaaaatttgaaaaaattgctaaaatcgTCCATGTCAATGTTGATCACGCCACATAGAACGATCACACTAACTAGACCGCCAATAGGCAATTCCGATCTAAATTAGCCGAATGGATTGTGTTGGACTCCAAGACTACATTATGTAGGTAATTTTGCCATTATTGGCGATAGGATGCTAGGGAAGATATGCCATATATAAAAGTCAAATAATTTTATGCATCATATTAATAAGATGGTCAAGCATTccaatttaaaacttttcaatttaaccaatttagttttaaatattttcactatttCCCATTGTAAGCCATCTAACTAATTTATGCCACATCGTTTATGTATCGGTTCAATCAGCGCCTAGCCATCCTATTTGACATGATTGATGCTAAGGTTaatgatttttgcaatttcttttccttcttttttgttttgattttttctccTATTCCGCTGCTCATCTTTTTCCTCCATTATTCGCGGGCCTCGGCATAGGTTGATAACCATAAGTGAGGGTCACCTTTGTCAACCACCCCTGGCTCAGATCTAATGAAGGCAACCCTCACCTATGACCTACAACCAATGGAGAACAAGAATGAACAATaggatattgaaaaaaaaaaaaaaaaaaaaactgagaatatttgaaaatcatcaacatcaaTGCTGGTTATCCTACATAAGATGAGTACCATTAAGTAgatcatatttaaaaatcatcaacatcAATGCTAGTTATCCTACATAAGATGAGTACCATTAAGTAgatcatatttaaaaatcatcaacatcAATGCTAGTTATCCTACATAAGATGAGTACTATTAACTAGATCGCTATTTGGACAATTCCAACCTAACCCAAATGAACTCTATTGGACTCCAAGGTTACTTCATTGTGAGAATTTTGGTCAACACTTaatacttaaaaataaaatccttcaAAAGTTTATTTAAAAGCTTATCGTAAACTATTGAAGTTTATTCTCATCAACTATAAAATGATAACATCATCCCCAGGGCCTCTATGACCTTGTGAACATGGGATAAAAGCtgttattattaatattattcttattgttattatcattattattttcatcCTACCTCCTTCTTATCGTTATGTCTATATCCAAATCTCGGACGTatgactctcttttttctgtctttttgcTGAAATTTAGGAGGTCAGGACAACACGAAATGTCTCACAATCGGACATTCTCGCTCTTAGTTGGAGATCACGGTCTTTCAATTAATGTGGGTTCGAGGTTCTAAATCAATGCTCAAATCACGATCAATTCCCCAGTCAGAAACCAGTCCAAGGAGACTCTAGAATTGGGGCTTTGCCTTTAATCGACCTGTCGAACCCAAAAGCTTTTTCTCGGAAGCGGCGGAGACCTCGCAACACCAGCAGGAATGATGCTTGATCCCAACCATAATCGACCTGTCGAACCCGAGCTGTAAGCAAGCAGCGGGGAGAATGTGGCTGCGCCATGTTCCAAAGGGCTTCGAACTCGGAGAGCAGCTTATCCCTGGCTTCTTGAATGATCTTTGCCGCATCAGGGAAAGATGCCTCCTGAAGCGGTGCTTTGGAGGCTTTCACTGTGACAGAGAAGAAGCGGTTCCCGGAGAACCCATCGGGGCAACGGAGGAGGAGGGTCTAGGAGTTGACGGCAGTTGGTGAAGAAGAGGAGCCGCACCTCCGTCCCGGGGTTCAAACCTATCGCCCGCATCAGTGAGCTCCAAAAACTCACAGCCTCGGCCTCAAAGTTGGAGCGATTCCCAGCCCTATAGATTcgtgttagaataattaaatattaaactacgtcttcatctaatagcttaaatttttaaaatagtcgGCTGTAATCCACCAAATTTCCATATGATATCAAAATTGAATGTCCT harbors:
- the LOC104434408 gene encoding ABC transporter B family member 21-like, with product MAIENGGTEESRTNESTTSRSLEVEVAAVAAKSPTVNENEHDSNKSNGDEKGNSVPFHKLFSFADSTDLLLTVVGSIGAVGNGISMPLMTVLFGQLINTIGENQADTDVVDLVSRAARIRGLYLQTILRQDVAFFDKETYTREVIGRMSGDTVLIQDAMGEKVGKFIQLMSTFVGGFVIAFIKGWLLTLIKLTMIPLLVIAGGVTSLIISKMASRGQSTYAEAANVVEQMIGSIRTGMVRTFIRSLGQASPCMSTFAAGQAAAYKMIKTIHRKPDIDSFDTKGKKLDDIRGDIELRDVYFTYPARPDEQLFNGFSLGIPSGTTAEI